The genomic window aaatgataattgGAGATATAAaacatcacaaaaaataaacaagatgatGTATAGATGCATCTTACCTTTGTTTGCCTGGGTGGTGTATTTCCAAGGGTAAGCTTGCAATAAACACTTGGGTTCCCCACCGACTGCTTCATATTGTTTCCACGCTTGATAATAACCACCAATGTCCCTGGCAAACACTGCAGCAGAAATTCAGCCTTCTCCTGAAATCGAGGTGGGCCAGATTGAATCAAGTATTGCAACAAGGGGATTGCATCTGCAGCAGCAATGGATTGAGCTCTGGAAACTTCAGCTGGGCATGCTGACCAAGCTTGCCTAAGAAGAAACAGTGCATCCAAGGCAGCTTCTTGAGATGCTTCTGATCCTGTCTTGAGAGATGTAACCAAATGGGGTATACTGAGCGTTGCAGGCTCGGTGGCTCTCAACCTTGGGAAGTTGCTAAAAAGGGCATTTAGAGATTTGAGATACTCCTCATTAACAGTCCCAGTGGCCCATAAATCCTTTTCGATAGCAGCTGCACGACCAAACAGAATGTTAAGCTGAGcgtgaaagaaaattgaaaaaacacccTGGCAGAAAACTCATAGCATTTTAATAGGAAAGTACAATACACCTAATCCTGAAGTCAATAAGTAAACTAATATCCAAATACTGATGAACCTAGCCACTGGCCAGGGTTGCTCCACTGCTCAACTGTCTATCATGTCTTTCAAGAAAAGAGCAATAAAAGGCCACGTAGCTTGAGTAAAGAAATGGACAACGAAAAATTTTCACTAACGCACAAAGGCTACTGTTCATCCCCTCTATTTCAACATGGCTTCAAGTAATAATCAgaatattactattattttgcCCAATGGTATAGAGAATAGGAAGCAGTTTCACACTCTGATTCAACTTTACATGTGATCCATCATCTGTTAAGAGTTTGAGAAGTTAGCTCACATTTAGATGTCTGCTCTATTTCACCGTGAGTTAAAATCTGAACTAGCAAGCAACTCATTCGGTCCAATTAGATCCCATACCATTTCTATCCAAATCTGCCTCTACTTACATTTTACTGGTAAGATCTATTTCATTTTGGTCTACTTCAATTAACCTCTGAACTTAGcatgaaagaaaaacatatttctcGGAGATTATGTTTAGCTAAATGTTAGAATAACATTCCAAACTACAAACCACTACGTAAAACCACAAAGAAAAATGTCATCGTAAAAAGATTAGGCGTGTTCTCCTCAAATCTGCCAAGAGTAGACAAACTGTGCACAGGGAGAAGAGAAGCTAACCTGTTATGGCTCTGACTGTTTCACTGGACGCATACTCTTGAATGGTGTGATTGGAGAAAAGAAGTTTAACAAACATTGCAGCCTGGACAGATGTATCTGGATCACTTGAACCGATTAGATCCAATACAACTTGAACACCACCagcctctgcaacagctcttTTATTAGATCGGCTATACATGACCAGGTTTTGCAAAGCACATATTGCTACTACTTTCATTTCTTCTGTTGGTTGCTCTTCAAGGACATTGACTAGAGCACGACAAGCTGAAACAGCATCGGTGCTTCGAGCCAGGCCCTCATTCTGGAATAGATCACCAAGTGCCAAAGTGGCCAGTAATCTTGCCTGTTGTGCTTGAGTTTGGGGATCTAAAAGGTATTGCGACAATGGCAAGATTGCAGTTTTAGTAGCTTTTGATTCTCTGATTTTCACGTTGTTAAGTAATACTTCCAGCAACCTTGCTGCTGTTTCCTCACACTGATGGCTTCTCAGAAGTTCCAAAAGAGCCTCTATGGCACCACTCTCAGCCATAGCTTCAGCACTTGTTCCATCGTCACTTTCTAACACCAAAAGAGCATTCAGTGCACCAACCACCGTGCTTTCCAAACCAGAACGGAGCAACCTTACCAAGACAGCTACAGGCACTTCCaaataaaattcagaactaaACTGTAAAATGTTAGCCAAAACAGAAGCAGCAGATTCCCACAAGACATGAGGAAGAGAAGGATCAGCTTGCAATATAACTTTGGACAACTCACTCACACCACCCTCCTTTGCAATTTCATTTGGCCATATTAGAGCAATGCTAACAAGAGCCTTTACAGCTCTCTGCTGCAAGATGTGTATACCAGAACTGAGAACCCGTATAAGAGGACCAATTACTTGCTGTGTCACTGGATCCTTCTGAAGATGTTCTTCCATGAGCAGATGTGACAAAAGCTCAGCAGCCAGCTGTTGCACTGCTGGAGCCTGAGAATCAAGCAATGGGATGAGTGGCTCAATAGTTTGGTGAGAGGTGAGGTTATAATCTGCACGGCACTGTGGATGTTCCAGAATATTAACTAGAACCTGCAAAGCACTATGTTGTCCATCGGGCCCAAATTCTGGTCTTGTCAGCAGCAGGAAAAGGGGCCCAACAACTTTTGCAGCAGACGGCCCCTTGGCAATGCTGGCATTATTGGTCAATATTCTGAGCAATTCAGCAAATGCTGCACAGAGAAAATCTGGTGCTTCATGGAGGATATCAAGTATGCTTTCAATTACTCCAGCTTTTACCATTTCCATTTTACATGCGGGCCTGTCTTTCCCCAACTTCACAAGTGCCCGGGAGATAGCCTCATGAAGCATGTAATTCCCACCATAGAGAAGGCCAACGAGAGGAATAACTGCTCCATGTGCAGCGACCAGTTCTGCCAGTTGCTCATCATCAACAAGCTTATCTAATGCACAGACAACTGAATACTGGGCAGGACTGAACTCAGTTACAAGGAGAGATACCAGAGGCTCAACACAGCGTGCTGCAGCCATTGTAGACCTGATTCTTGTGTTTCCAAACAAAACACCACACAACTCCGCAGCATCCCCCTTCAGCCCTGTTGAGCAATTTGATGAGAGGATCCTGCAAAGGACATCCACCGCATTCATTTCAACATCTGCAAATGCAAGGGCTCTAGATGGGTTTTCACTCAATAACCTAACCAATGCAGCAATAGCAGCATGCTGCTCTTTCTCTAGACCAGTATTAAGAATTTCCACCAAGGGTTGGACAGCTTGCCGGGCAGTGTCTGCATTCCTGATATGATCAGCAGAAAACAAGCTTTCCAAAGCTTTAGCAGCACTGTACCTTGCAGCTCTTCCACCCATACGCAGGACAGCAACAAGTTGACTGACAGCACCAAATGCAGCTTCATGTCTCCGAATTTCAGCACTACTAAATAGGATCCCTAACAGATCAGTTGCAGCTTCCTCGGTTGCATCTTGCAGACCAAGTGAAAGATACTTAGTCAGGGCCTCCAAAATCCCTGATTCAACCATAACAGTCTTATTTGGAGGACAGTCTTTTGCTAACTGATTTAGAAGTCCTAATGCTAGAAAAGGTGCCCCAGGACGATCTGGAATTGGTTTGAGCAGATCGACAAGAGCAGGTATTGCTTTGCGAGATGTAGCACCAACTCTAATGTCTTCAACTCTGAATAACCTCTCAAGCGCAACTTGGTCTGGATAACATACCAAAGCAAACTCCTCGGACAATTCCAGAAGATCAGATATATCACCATCAGCACAGCCAAGTAAGGAGATGAGTCCACCTGCTGCCCCAGAATTTGCAACAGACAGAAGTGTTCCCCGACTACCATTACACACTAGGCTGGCTATTGCCTGTGCAGCAAAATATCTGTTTGCAGACTGCTCTGACTTCAACAAGTTTGCAAGTGctggtatagatttcatggttGCATGCGCACGTATGATGTCTCTGTCTTGAAACAGAATTGCTAGCAGTAGAGCACAAATCCATATGCTGCTGTCTTCACTAAAATCACTCTGCACAGGTAAACATAGAGAAGCTATGAAGCTTAATGACAATCAGAATGTAGAACAGATTTCTCTGCTGCATAACATGTGAAAATGTGTGAAATTTTGTGCTTTCTTTGATGTAACTCATAATTCTTCTAGGAAGCAGATGAGCAAAGCCTCTTGAAGCTTTAGCTTGATTATAGGCTCATTCAAGCTCATTCAATAGAATGAATGAGTCAAGCTCAAGCTTATTTTGAAACCTAATGTTAATACAGCCACAACTGAATTAGATCAAGCTAAACTTGTTCAAGATCACAAGATAGCTCACCTAAGTTTACGGGGCCACATCATTTAAGGGCTTGCATCTAGACTAATTAAAATTCACAAAGAAGCTTGcatataataagaaaatttttgATCAGCCAAATAAAAactcatataaaataagaattattaCATTATCAAATCTAATCAAACTTATTTCTGATGTGAGACACACTAGTTTGATTCTTTTGAAAATTACAGatgtttgcttttttattgaatggttTGTCATGATGAATCCAAGGTCAAGCTCAGCTTGTTTATTTGCTTATTTTATCAGTCTAATATGTTAAATCAAATGAAGCCCGAGGAACAAAGCTTGAGCTTCATGTCTTAGACTCGCCACAAGCACAAGCCAAGTTTGAACCCCACTAAAATTAGATGAAACTGATCTAAATGTATCAAAGCTTGGCTTGACTCGTTTGCTATGTCAATCcatagaaatcaaaattttcattggTATTGAGAGCTTATGGCACTAGACACTGGAAAACCTTCAgttcaagaggaaaaaaagaggttTCACCTGACTGTACTGCAAATAACAACTGGAGATTCTGTTAGTGAGGACTTCAACTGCTCCAGCCTCCATTATAACAATTTTACTTTTCTCACCGTGGCAGGCAAGAACCGAAAGTAGCCAAACAGCCAAGTTATAATCATAAATAACTGCTGTTGCTTTATGGGATTCACCACTCTCACCTTCTTTAGCATGTCTGTATATGCTAATGACCTCCCTGTCATCATCAACCAGGTTTCCTGAAGGAGAAGTGTCTGCAGAACAAAGCATTGTGACAAGTGATTGAATAAGGTGATTACATGAATTTGATTGGTTAAGATCTTCCACCACCCTCTGGTGACTAACTTTTGCAGCACAAATAAGAAGTGCAGCTCCCCCAATTTTGACCTTTGGGCTTGTGGAATCAATCGCCCTTCTAGCCACAGATGGTATACATCCAGAGGCACTAGCAACCGCATTTCCTAAAACAAAAGGCTGATCTCGGCAAAGTCGTGACAATATTTCGATAGCCTTGTCCTGCAACAAGGGTGTTGCATCTGCAATCGACGAAACTATTGGGGATATGTGGTTTGGAAATTCAGCTAAAACTGCCCATGCTGGTTTGATGTGTCCGCTAGCCCCTTCTGACCTTGACAAAATAGCAAGTGCAGCCAGAGCCTCTGATGTGGCAGCAGATCTGCCAATAGCAGATTCTAGAAAAGAAACTAATGCGAGTACTGTTCCAGCATGATTGACACAATCAGTTATGGAATTATCAATTCTACGAGAATGAAGGAGACGAGCGATCGCTGCTGCTGCATGGGTCTTTCCAGAAATTGTGCCTTCACGCAAAACCCTTGTTGCAGGCACAATAATTTCATTTGGAATTGCTTTTTTTGAAACTTCACCATCCAAAATAAGATTTGCAAGAGCACATGTCGCCTGTTCAGCAACTTCCAAGGTCGATGAGTTAGCTAGTGCAATTAAAGGGGATAACGCATCACGAGCAACAGCAGCCACATCCCGGTTctctttaattgaaagaaatatcgAAGCAAGACAATGAGATGACTCTGCTAAGATGTTTTCAGATTCAACATTTAGCAACTTCATCACTGACCAAAGTGTTTTAACAGAGATGCTGCTTTCACGTAAATCCTTTCTAGTTTCAAAAATTCCAGCCAAAGCAGAGGCAGACTTGGCCTGGGTCTCTTCTTTAGTAGAGCTCAATATCTTAATCATTGTCTCAATCGCATCATTTGCAGCACTGCCCTCCCGTAGCACATCACTCAAGTGAACTACAGAAAGCATGCTTCTTAGAGCATCCAGGACATACACTTTTGATTCAGGTAGATCACTGGTTAACAATGCAGTGAGCTGGCTAATAGTAGCTGTATCAGATTTATGTATCAAATGATTTAAAGTCTTTGCTGCAATTTCTTTCCCATTGAGGCTCCCATTCTTCAGTAGCCATAGCAATGCAGGAACAGCATCAGCACTTTCCACGCATGCACGTATATCTTCACTGTGATTGCACAAGTTCCTAAGGATAGTAGCAGAATCTTCCTTGGCTTTAGCGGATCCTGTCTCTAGAATTTGAACAAGGGGGGGTATACCACCAGCAGCAGTGATGGCCCACTTGCTTTCATCGTTTTCATTAGATAGAAGGCAAAGCAACGCCACTGCACATTCCTGCTGCTGTTCTGATGAAAGCCCAAGAAGGGATATCAATAGCTGAACTCCTTCACGTCCTTGAAGCGAACGCCATAGACTGCCTTCATTATTGCAAAGTGCAAGAAGAGCTCTTACAAGCTCATCCTGAACTTCATTGGTTGCCATTGTAATCAAACCAACAAGCAACCGTTTTGCTTCAGAATTCGCGAGTTTAACTGAAAGTATGGCATTCCCATACAAACTAGCTAATGCTTCTATGGTACGTTCCTGCACAAGATATGGTAAATGAGGATTGAACTGATTAACTAAAGTCTGCTCAATAACAACAGGATCTGATGCCCTGGTGGATTCAGCTTTGCTATCATATATCATCAAAGCCGAAGCCAAAGCTCCTAAAGTATCAGCAGTCTGGGCAGGAGAAGAGCATGATTCAAGGCTTTGACCGAGGCTTGAGATAACAAATGACAAGCCACCAGAAATATTTGCCAGGGCACACATTGCATGCTCCTGTAATGCTTGGGCATACTCCCCCTGCATGAATTCTTTTGAAGGAGCTATTGTAGCGTTTATCAGAGCAGGAATACCATTAGATTTAGCTATCTCTTGCCTTGCATCTTTGCACTGTGCAGAAAGAGACTTAAGGGCACCTGCAGCTTCTGCTCTAACAGAGGCTTCATTGCCAGGTCCTAACAGCTTGAGCAACTGTTTAGTAGCCTCTGCAGCTAATACTTTGGAACAAATAGATTCATCTTCCATCATCATGCACGCAAGAAGAAAGCAGATGTTAGCTTGTGTGTCTGACTGTCCTGTTGTGAGCAACTTAACCAGAATATCCACTCCTCCAGCTTGTATTGTTGCAGACCAAAATCCCTCAGTGCTGCTGGAGAGGTTTTTTAATGCTCCAGTCAACAAGTTATCAACTAATTTACCTGTTTTGAGCCCATTACGAAGCAACTCCCAGAGCACAGGCACAACTCCTTCAGTTGAAAAAATTTTTGATCCAACATGATCCTTAGCACCACCCTGAGACACAGCATATATCGTCTTTGCTGCTGCAATTTGACCTTCTTCGGAGCTAGACTTGAGCAGACCTAGCAACGGTGGGATGCATCCTCCAAGTAAGACCTTTACCCTTAGTTCATTCTCCTTGCAGAGAGAACCTAAGACAGTAGCAGCCTGTATCTTAACCCCCAGTGATCCGGACCGGAGAAGAGAAACAAGCACCGGAACTGCTTGAGAGTGAGATCCAACAGCACTGAAAGCATTTTCACGCGTCTCAACAAGTTCTCGCAACTGTCTCAATGCATACTCCTTCTCTTGTACAGATGAGGAGCTCCGGCGCAGCTGCTCAATGCATTGTGCAACACTTGCTAGTGTGCCATCTGGATCCTCCATGCTACCAGTACGGTctctgaaaataatttattaaatgagaAAATTGGGCAACAATTTTCATTGCTTTTAGGCACTATGAGAAACTTCCTCTTAGTTGACCtcattttatggaaaaaaaagttattactAGTGAAAACTCATAAAAGGAAATGcagttattaatattttcagtAGAGAGAACCagcacaaaaacataaaatgggatatttcaaattgaaagcACTAGAAAAGTAAAACATGGACAGAAACAGAAATCTGGCACAGGatgacaagaaataaaaaatgctgaacaataatttaaaaacaaatatagcaTCAGTAACAGAATTCATTCTTATAGGACTGTGGTTTGCTCTTTTAATGGCACAAGGCTCTATTCCAGTTCATTACATCTGGTAATTGCAAAGGAACTTTCGTTTACTTCTGAATTAGAAAAAAGTATCTTGAAATCAGAACTTATTAGATGCATtcctataaaagaaaatttctaCCAACATTATATGTCATTTTTCTGATTCGAAGTAAGTGTGTCCAAAATCAATCTAGAAATAGTGGAAACAGGACTAGAATTGTATAATTCAACAAAGTGAAAATCAATTCAGAAACTAAAAGCTTGAAGGTTATTGATTTATGGTTTCTAGAAGTCACGTTCACTCGATGCAGAGCATGTGTATTGAAACACAAAAGGTAGATGCAAACAACAAGTGGACCCTCAGTTCCTTTTAAGACATTTTGGAAACACATACACTAAAATCTCTGATCAACACAAAAGTATTAGCATCAGTATGGAGCATTTCGCGCCTATAGTGCTActcaatattacaaaaaaattaatcaccaAAGGATAGCACATGACCATGGTAGATATTAAAAGCATTGGCAAAAGCAAAGTAATCACAACAGGATATCGACCTCATCAGCCACATAAATAAATTCTCAACTCAACTCACCTCACACCCATCTTCATAACTGAACGGGGAGTTGGAGGCTCTGAATCTTGAGTTTTTAGATTGCCATTTTTTTCCTGCAATCATGATACAAGAGAGTGTCATTTAATATTAACCAAACATAAACTATTGCTATTTTTTCCCTGCAATCATGAAACAAGAGAgtgtcatttaatatttaaccaAACATAAACTAAATGAAACCATCACAAAATTCAACTTCGAAACTAGTTTGCTGCCTATAGTATTTTCAGATTTGAAACCAGAGACCGCGAGGGGTCACTCaggaattaaatattaatagttGAAAGTACTGGTATTGCAAATTTGCAATACacatcaaaaaattctaaaaaaataaaacgaaaaccGGAAACGCCAATAGatttaaaaaccaaaagcatctaaatatatatatagagagagagagggagggagagaatgGATGAGATCCAGCGCCTCCGACActaaattaaatccaaaattaaatgaaattccatttttttttcttgaaactgTTATCCGAATCCAATACAGTGAATAATGAATGGACCAACCAGATCAGTAGtggcaaggctgctgccattggtAGCAGATAACCTCCAAGCGAGTGTAGCCGccatctccttttttttcccttaaaagaaTGAGTCTGTCTCCAGATCTACCTTATTTTACACAATCAAGACATCAAACTCTCCTGTAAGGTATCAATCAGATCAAGTCAGTCAGCGTAACTAATGCTgctaattacaaaaataaaaaatcgaactgattttaatttttaattgtaattaataAGAATGTGACGAAATGACTGAGTTCGGTTGCTTCATTGACTTGAATTCATTTCAATTCAATTCTAACAGCAGATCAATAAACTCCAATTTCAACTCAAAAAACGTCGTCGTTTTTTACCACAACATGACTCGAAATTCTGAACTGAACTCAAATGGACAGGACAGacattccttctttcttttcttttataacaGAAGGAATTTCAATGAAAATGAAGtaacaatgaattaaaaaagGCAGCACCTCCAGTCTCTTtaagaatttttcaaagaaacGACAAGTAAACGTCATCGATGAAAAGAAAGAGTGATAAAAATGTAGCTAGTAACaaggaaagaacaaatcagTAGATCACTCGTGAGTAATGACTCACCTctagagggagagagagaagaggcgGAGGAGCATCTACAGGTATCGTAGAAGAGAAGGGAAGATAATAAAAAGGCTCTTCACTTCATTTCATTTTGATTGGGAAAGACAGAGAGAGAAGAATGAAGTATTTTCAGTCAGacttttttagagaaaaataaataattgtgtgttttattttattattattcttaattcAGATTTTAGAGAAAGAGCGTATAGAGAGGTTTGCAGTTGGCTTTCTCTCTGCATGTGTGGTTTTAGAGGTTGAGAGTGAAAGAGCACCGACAGCTTCAAGCTTACCTGGACTTTCATTGTTTGTCTTTGCGGCTTGGCTTGGCTTGCCTCAGCTTGGATTTTTGGCTAACGTTCATGAAAGTTGACTGGAATGGTAGGCATCTCAGGGCATATGCTAAATGGaaagccaaaaataaaaaatatattactttgGCTTCTCGATGCTTGTTACTAAACAAAacgtgaaaatattatttttatatatcttgtaCAAATgttaaattcttataaaaaaaaacatttattccaataatgttttttttcttttaatttttttaaaatctaaatttttttttctataaaaattatcatggtttcataaCTTGTATCATAAATTTAGCGAATTCATCTATgttaatttaagttgttttttttgttattttttaattgattttatttaattttattatttaatattgggttgattgagaatcgTCCGGGTTATCCTAAAACCTGTCAAGTCAATTAAATCATTTCAAGttggtaaaataattatatatgaaatatattaaaatataattagctattataataaatttttaccattaaaataaatataaacaaaaaaaacgatATTTCTACTGTTCAAAAAAACCATATTACTAATTTAATTCTTGTAAATAGTATCTTTTCTTAGATATACTTTAAGGATGGGAtcagtttttaattatttttttaaggtaaaattaCCTTTATCATTGCatagttgggttttttttaattttatttttagaaataatagtTTACATCCTTGAatttataagtttataatttacatcatgttaaaataaaatcaacaaaaaaaaatagattatttataatattttattatattttaattaataactacagaaatattatataactattataattttaccattaaaaaaaaaaaactatggtcACCACCCCCACCCTTTTCCTTTTATCCTTGTCGGAATTTTGCCACCCAAATCCATGTTTCCTTTTTCAGCATAGCTCGAAGAATTTGCAACCTGTAAAGCAGCTTTGTTAGGCAAATTAATGAAGCAAAGCATTTACAGAAGGGCTGGGACTTTGCATAGATCAACAAGTTCCTTGCTCTGTTAGGCAAAGATTGGCCCAAGACATGAATTCTTCACAAAATCCAAGTAATCTAACAAAAAAGCTTCTCACACACAATTTCCATTATCGCTATCGTTTTTCAAGCAAAATTGTGGAACACTTCAGCAAGATATCTCCGTGGACCCGACGATCATCTCCTGCCACCGGTGGCGTCCAAGGCCCAATTGCCTTCATAGCATCCTCTCCGCAACTACTTCTcgctctccccccccccccccccccccctctgtgtgtgtgtgtgtgtgtgtgtaaggatagattcatcttttatttataataaaaaattgtgttgattgaagaaataaattgtagtttttaaaagaaaagagaagtaaaaaaaaataacttaattataaatagtcatggtatttttcttttttctttagtaAAACATGAGGAATAAGTTGCTCATAAACAAATAGTATGAAACTAGTTTATATGGCTGCAATATGTTGTggttctagtaaaaaaaaaaattgaacatgaaagaaattttttagatcatttgaCTAAGAGTTCCtctaacatgatttaaaaatttaaaagcaactTGAAcaacttgtaaaaaataaaataaaatttttttaaaaaaaattattcaagatgagctttttttaatattgatacaaCGGCATATTACTTGGACTTTataggttaactcgtcaaatttATTATCCGAACGATGGACTCTActagatttataaaaattatttttttaacttttctttacttaaatatacgataataaaaataaacacttattAAATCGAGCACAAACTAGATATcagaatatttatttgagactataataatctcatagaaaaacaaactaaaatattattttataaaaataaatttaaaatcaagtaaatattaaatgataaaattaaaaaaataaaaaataaataaagaaatgccAAAAAATAAACCCACCTCCTTCCATGTTCATATGAATTCAGAGTTTATAAAAGAATCTAGTTTATATATAGTTGTTGTctcaaatgctaaaaaaaaaaaagaaatagaaaagaaaaaagaaaaagccacGTATTTCATATAAACAGTGTGTCTAGAAATTATTAGTCGTTTTAGGTGATTACTTGGAGAGGTGATTTTCgttttctatttgtatttttaatttcttaaaacaatataaaaaaattgctggattatttttataaaaaaaactagggctgagcatttccggttcggtccggttttgaaccaaaataaacaaccaaaccgaattattttttttttaattttttgaaccgaaccgaaaaccggttcaaaccgaataatttcggttcggttcggttcggtttttttcccttccaaaccggttcaaacccaATGGTCCTCTACCAACACTAGTAATATTCCTCCCTCTGTTTTGGATCACTGGCCAG from Populus trichocarpa isolate Nisqually-1 chromosome 5, P.trichocarpa_v4.1, whole genome shotgun sequence includes these protein-coding regions:
- the LOC7477105 gene encoding protein CELLULOSE SYNTHASE INTERACTIVE 1; the protein is MAATLAWRLSATNGSSLATTDLEKNGNLKTQDSEPPTPRSVMKMGVRDRTGSMEDPDGTLASVAQCIEQLRRSSSSVQEKEYALRQLRELVETRENAFSAVGSHSQAVPVLVSLLRSGSLGVKIQAATVLGSLCKENELRVKVLLGGCIPPLLGLLKSSSEEGQIAAAKTIYAVSQGGAKDHVGSKIFSTEGVVPVLWELLRNGLKTGKLVDNLLTGALKNLSSSTEGFWSATIQAGGVDILVKLLTTGQSDTQANICFLLACMMMEDESICSKVLAAEATKQLLKLLGPGNEASVRAEAAGALKSLSAQCKDARQEIAKSNGIPALINATIAPSKEFMQGEYAQALQEHAMCALANISGGLSFVISSLGQSLESCSSPAQTADTLGALASALMIYDSKAESTRASDPVVIEQTLVNQFNPHLPYLVQERTIEALASLYGNAILSVKLANSEAKRLLVGLITMATNEVQDELVRALLALCNNEGSLWRSLQGREGVQLLISLLGLSSEQQQECAVALLCLLSNENDESKWAITAAGGIPPLVQILETGSAKAKEDSATILRNLCNHSEDIRACVESADAVPALLWLLKNGSLNGKEIAAKTLNHLIHKSDTATISQLTALLTSDLPESKVYVLDALRSMLSVVHLSDVLREGSAANDAIETMIKILSSTKEETQAKSASALAGIFETRKDLRESSISVKTLWSVMKLLNVESENILAESSHCLASIFLSIKENRDVAAVARDALSPLIALANSSTLEVAEQATCALANLILDGEVSKKAIPNEIIVPATRVLREGTISGKTHAAAAIARLLHSRRIDNSITDCVNHAGTVLALVSFLESAIGRSAATSEALAALAILSRSEGASGHIKPAWAVLAEFPNHISPIVSSIADATPLLQDKAIEILSRLCRDQPFVLGNAVASASGCIPSVARRAIDSTSPKVKIGGAALLICAAKVSHQRVVEDLNQSNSCNHLIQSLVTMLCSADTSPSGNLVDDDREVISIYRHAKEGESGESHKATAVIYDYNLAVWLLSVLACHGEKSKIVIMEAGAVEVLTNRISSCYLQYSQSDFSEDSSIWICALLLAILFQDRDIIRAHATMKSIPALANLLKSEQSANRYFAAQAIASLVCNGSRGTLLSVANSGAAGGLISLLGCADGDISDLLELSEEFALVCYPDQVALERLFRVEDIRVGATSRKAIPALVDLLKPIPDRPGAPFLALGLLNQLAKDCPPNKTVMVESGILEALTKYLSLGLQDATEEAATDLLGILFSSAEIRRHEAAFGAVSQLVAVLRMGGRAARYSAAKALESLFSADHIRNADTARQAVQPLVEILNTGLEKEQHAAIAALVRLLSENPSRALAFADVEMNAVDVLCRILSSNCSTGLKGDAAELCGVLFGNTRIRSTMAAARCVEPLVSLLVTEFSPAQYSVVCALDKLVDDEQLAELVAAHGAVIPLVGLLYGGNYMLHEAISRALVKLGKDRPACKMEMVKAGVIESILDILHEAPDFLCAAFAELLRILTNNASIAKGPSAAKVVGPLFLLLTRPEFGPDGQHSALQVLVNILEHPQCRADYNLTSHQTIEPLIPLLDSQAPAVQQLAAELLSHLLMEEHLQKDPVTQQVIGPLIRVLSSGIHILQQRAVKALVSIALIWPNEIAKEGGVSELSKVILQADPSLPHVLWESAASVLANILQFSSEFYLEVPVAVLVRLLRSGLESTVVGALNALLVLESDDGTSAEAMAESGAIEALLELLRSHQCEETAARLLEVLLNNVKIRESKATKTAILPLSQYLLDPQTQAQQARLLATLALGDLFQNEGLARSTDAVSACRALVNVLEEQPTEEMKVVAICALQNLVMYSRSNKRAVAEAGGVQVVLDLIGSSDPDTSVQAAMFVKLLFSNHTIQEYASSETVRAITAAIEKDLWATGTVNEEYLKSLNALFSNFPRLRATEPATLSIPHLVTSLKTGSEASQEAALDALFLLRQAWSACPAEVSRAQSIAAADAIPLLQYLIQSGPPRFQEKAEFLLQCLPGTLVVIIKRGNNMKQSVGNPSVYCKLTLGNTPPRQTKVVSTGPNPEFDESFSWTFESPPKGQKLHISCKNKSKMGKSSFGKVTIQIDRVVMLGAVAGEYTLMPESKSGPSRNLEIEFQWSNK